One Myotis daubentonii chromosome 3, mMyoDau2.1, whole genome shotgun sequence genomic window carries:
- the PLEKHG5 gene encoding pleckstrin homology domain-containing family G member 5 isoform X3: MNSVLTKCGSPPRGWLSLRLGSNAGSLAEEKGLRCQNPDCMDKGRAAKVCHHADCQQLHRRGPLNLCQACDSKFHSAMHYDGHVRFDLPPQGSVLARNVSTRSCPPRTSPAVDLEEEEESSVDGKGDRKSTGLKLSKKKARRRHTDDPSKECFTLKFDLNVDIETEIVPAVKKKALGEVLLPIFERKGIALGKVDIYLDQSNTPLSLTFEAYRFGGHYLRVKAKPGDEGKVEQGVKDSKSLSLPILRPAGAGPPGLERTDPQSRRESLDILAPGRRRKNMSEFLGEASIPGQEPPVPSSCSLPSGGNDSWKNRAASRFSGFFSSGPSASVFGREVDRMEQLEGKLHAYGLFGLPRLPRRLRFDHDSWEEEGDEEEDEDGACLWLEDSWRDLMDGHEKLTRRQCHQQEAVWELLHTEASYIKKLRVITNLFLCCLLNLQESGLLCEVEAERLFSNIPEIARLHRGLWGSVMAPMVEKARRTRALLQPGDLLKGFKMFGSLFKPYIRYCMEEEGCMEYMRSLLRDNDLFRAYVTWAEKHQQCQRLKLSDMLAKPHQRLTKYPLLLKSVLRKTDEPRAKEAVITMISSVERFIHHVNACMQQRQERQRLAAVVSRIDAYEVVEGSNDEVDKLLKEFLHLDLTAPIPGASPEETRQLLLEGSLRMKEGKDSKMDVYCFLFTDLLLVTKAVKKAERTKVIRPPLLVDKIVCRELRDPAGSFLLIYLNEFHSAVGAYTFQASGQALCRGWVDSIYNAQNQLQQLRAQEHTGSQQHLQSLEEEEEEEQEDEEEDEEDEEGGESSTSAASSPTILRKSSNSLDSQHCASDGSTETLAMVVLEPGETLSSPEFEGGPFSSQSDEMSLSTTASSVTPTSELLALGPGDGRSCSMDSAYGTLSPTSLQDFATPAPAAEPAPRPLDLPQAPSPPPSPRLRRRTPVQLLPRLPHLLKSKSEASLLQLLAGAATQGAPPAPSRSRSELCLAATATGTRTRDSPHEAGPRWNCGGAPSPGSGSQPSEMEGRTACLAGEPEGPARRSRELFSGASPRVQPEPPPGISAQHRKLTLAQLYRIRTTLLLNSTLTASIPRPLFPEVTSFHCAGLQGHPPPPPLAPDGTVACPRLPLAPRPAGLAVKLHIY; encoded by the exons ATGCCGGGAGCCTGGCCGAGGAGAAGGGCCTGCGCTGTCAGAACCCCGACTGCATGGACAAGGGGCGAGCGGCCAAG GTATGCCACCACGCCGACTGCCAGCAGCTGCACCGCCGGGGACCCCTCAACCTCTGCCAGGCCTGTGACAGCAAGTTCCACAGCGCCATGCATTATGACGGGCACGTCCGCTTCGACCTGCCCCCCCAAG GCTCTGTCCTGGCCCGGAACGTGTCCACGCGGTCATGCCCCCCACGCACCAGCCCTGCAGtggacctggaggaggaggaggaaagctcAGTGGACGGCAAAGG GGACCGGAAGAGCACAGGCCTGAAACTCTCCAAGAAGAAAGCCAGGAGGAGACACACCGAT GACCCAAGCAAGGAGTGCTTCACCCTGAAATTTGACCTGAATGTAGACATCGAGACGGAGATTGTGCCGGCCGTGAAGAAGAAGGCGCTGGG GGAGGTGCTGCTGCCCATATTTGAAAGGAAGGGCATCGCACTGGGCAAAGTGGACATCTACCTGGACCAGTCCAACACCCCCTTGTCCCTCACCTTCGAGGCCTACAGGTTCGGGGGACACTACCTGCGGGTCAAAG CCAAGCCGGGGGACGAGGGGAAGGTGGAGCAGGGAGTGAAGGACTCCAAGTCCCTGAGTCTGCCCATCCTGCGGCCAGCCGGAGCCGGGCCCCCGGGCCTGGAGCGCACGGACCCCCAGAGCCGCCGGGAGAGCCTGGACATCCTg gcccctggCCGCCGCCGCAAGAACATGTCAGAGTTCCTGGGAGAGGCGAGCATCCCTGGGCAGGAGCCCCCCGTGCCCTCCAGCTGCTCGCTGCCCAGCGGCGGCAATGACAGCTGGAAGAACCGCGCCGCCAGTCGCTTCAGCGGCTTCTTCAGCTCGGGCCCCAGTGCCAGCGTCTTTGGCCGG GAGGTGGACAGGATGGAGCAGCTGGAGGGCAAGCTGCACGCCTACGGCCTCTTTGGGCTGCCCCGGCTTCCCCGGAGGCTTCGCTTCGACCATGActcgtgggaggaggagggggacgaggaagaggatgaggacggtgcctgcctgtggctggaggACAGCTGGCGGGACCTCATGGATGGGCATGAG AAGCTGACCCGGAGGCAGTGCCACCAGCAGGAGGCGGTGTGGGAGCTCCTGCACACGGAGGCCTCCTACATTAAGAAGCTGCGGGTGATCACGAAC CTGTTCCTGTGCTGCCTCCTGAACCTGCAAGAATCAGGGCTGCTGTGTGAG GTGGAGGCGGAGCGCCTGTTCAGCAACATCCCGGAGATCGCGCGTCTGCACCGCGGGCTGTGGGGCAGCGTGATGGCGCCGATGGTGGAGAAGGCGCGGCGCACGCGGGCGCTGCTGCAGCCCGGCGACCTCCTCAAAGGCTTCAAGATG TTCGGCTCCCTCTTCAAGCCCTACATCCGCTACTgcatggaggaggagggctgcatGGAGTACATGCGCAGCCTGCTGCGCGACAACGACCTCTTCCGGGCCTACGTGACG TGGGCCGAGAAGCACCAGCAGTGCCAGCGGCTGAAGCTGAGCGACATGCTCGCCAAGCCCCACCAGCGGCTCACCAAGTATCCGCTGCTGCTCAAGTCGGTGCTGAGGAAGACGGACGAGCCGCGGGCCAAGGAGGCCGTCATCACCATG ATCAGCTCCGTGGAGCGCTTCATCCACCACGTGAACGCGTGCATGCAGCAGCGACAGGAGCGGCAGCGGCTGGCGGCCGTGGTGAGCCGCATCGACGCCTACGAGGTGGTGGAGGGTAGCAACGACGAGGTGGACAAG ctcctgaaGGAATTCCTACACCTGGACCTGACCGCGCCCATCCCTGGTGCCTCCCCCGAGGAGACGCGTCAGCTGCTGTTGGAGGGCAGCCTGAGGATGAAGGAGGGAAAGGACAGCAAG atgGATGTGTACTGCTTCCTCTTCACGGACCTGCTCTTGGTGACCAAGGCAGTGAAAAAGGCTGAGAGGACCAAGGTCATCAGGCCGCCACTGCTGGTGGACAAGATCGTGTGCCGGGAGCTGCGGGACCCTG CAggctccttcctcctcatctACCTGAACGAGTTCCACAGCGCCGTGGGGGCCTACACGTTCCAGGCCAGCGGGCAGGCCCTGTGCCGGGGCTGGGTGGACTCCATTTACAATGCCCAG AACCAGTTGCAGCAGCTGCGTGCGCAGGAGCACACGGgcagccagcagcacctgcagagcctagaggaggaggaggaggaggagcaggaggacgaggaggaggatgaggaggatgaggagggtggggagagtagCACTTCTGCCGCCAGCTCCCCGACCATCCTGCGCAAAAGCAGCAACAGCCTGGACTCCCAGCACTG CGCCTCGGACGGCTCCACAGAGACCCTGGCCATGGTGGTGCTGGAGCCCGGGGAGACGCTGTCCTCTCCGGAGTTCGAGGGGGGCCCCTTCAGCTCCCAGTCGGACGAGATGTCCCTCAGTACCACCGCCTCATCCGTCACGCCGACCAGCgagctgctggccctgggccccggggacGGCCGCTCCTGCTCCATGGACTCCGCCTACggcaccctctcccccacctccttgcaAGACTTTGCGACCCCAGCCCCTGCGGCGGAGCCAGCGCCCCGGCCCCTAGATTTACCACaggccccctcacccccgccctcgccccgcctccgccgccgcacccctgtccagctgctgccccgcctgccccacctgctcAAGTCCAAATCTgaggccagcctcctgcagctgctggcaggggccGCCACCCAGGgggcgcccccagcccccagccgcaGCCGGTCGGAACTCTGCTTGGCTGCCACAGCCACCGGCACGAGGACTCGGGACTCCCCTCATGAAGCTGGGCCCCGCTGGAATTGTGGGGGCGCACCCAGCCCTGGCAGTGGCTCCCAGCCATCAGAGATGGAGGGCAGGACCGCCTGCCTGGCGGGGGAGCCCGAAGGGCCCgccaggaggagcagagagctgTTCTCAGGGGCCTCCCCCAGGGTCCAGCCTGAGCCGCCCCCCGGGATCTCTGCCCAGCACAGGAAGCTGACGCTGGCCCAGCTCTACCGCATTAGGACCACCCTGCTGCTGAACTCCACGCTCACTGCCTC GATTCCTCGTCCGCTATTCCCTGAAGTCACCAGCTTCCACTGCGCTGGGCTCCAGGgccacccacctccacctcctctggCCCCAGATGGGACAGTCGCTTGCCCTCGCCTCCCTCTCGCCCCCAGGCCCGCTGGGCTCGCTGTAAAGTTGCATATTTATTGA
- the PLEKHG5 gene encoding pleckstrin homology domain-containing family G member 5 isoform X6 has translation MDAGSLAEEKGLRCQNPDCMDKGRAAKVCHHADCQQLHRRGPLNLCQACDSKFHSAMHYDGHVRFDLPPQGSVLARNVSTRSCPPRTSPAVDLEEEEESSVDGKGDRKSTGLKLSKKKARRRHTDDPSKECFTLKFDLNVDIETEIVPAVKKKALGEVLLPIFERKGIALGKVDIYLDQSNTPLSLTFEAYRFGGHYLRVKAKPGDEGKVEQGVKDSKSLSLPILRPAGAGPPGLERTDPQSRRESLDILAPGRRRKNMSEFLGEASIPGQEPPVPSSCSLPSGGNDSWKNRAASRFSGFFSSGPSASVFGREVDRMEQLEGKLHAYGLFGLPRLPRRLRFDHDSWEEEGDEEEDEDGACLWLEDSWRDLMDGHEKLTRRQCHQQEAVWELLHTEASYIKKLRVITNLFLCCLLNLQESGLLCEVEAERLFSNIPEIARLHRGLWGSVMAPMVEKARRTRALLQPGDLLKGFKMFGSLFKPYIRYCMEEEGCMEYMRSLLRDNDLFRAYVTWAEKHQQCQRLKLSDMLAKPHQRLTKYPLLLKSVLRKTDEPRAKEAVITMISSVERFIHHVNACMQQRQERQRLAAVVSRIDAYEVVEGSNDEVDKLLKEFLHLDLTAPIPGASPEETRQLLLEGSLRMKEGKDSKMDVYCFLFTDLLLVTKAVKKAERTKVIRPPLLVDKIVCRELRDPAGSFLLIYLNEFHSAVGAYTFQASGQALCRGWVDSIYNAQNQLQQLRAQEHTGSQQHLQSLEEEEEEEQEDEEEDEEDEEGGESSTSAASSPTILRKSSNSLDSQHCASDGSTETLAMVVLEPGETLSSPEFEGGPFSSQSDEMSLSTTASSVTPTSELLALGPGDGRSCSMDSAYGTLSPTSLQDFATPAPAAEPAPRPLDLPQAPSPPPSPRLRRRTPVQLLPRLPHLLKSKSEASLLQLLAGAATQGAPPAPSRSRSELCLAATATGTRTRDSPHEAGPRWNCGGAPSPGSGSQPSEMEGRTACLAGEPEGPARRSRELFSGASPRVQPEPPPGISAQHRKLTLAQLYRIRTTLLLNSTLTASIPRPLFPEVTSFHCAGLQGHPPPPPLAPDGTVACPRLPLAPRPAGLAVKLHIY, from the exons ATGCCGGGAGCCTGGCCGAGGAGAAGGGCCTGCGCTGTCAGAACCCCGACTGCATGGACAAGGGGCGAGCGGCCAAG GTATGCCACCACGCCGACTGCCAGCAGCTGCACCGCCGGGGACCCCTCAACCTCTGCCAGGCCTGTGACAGCAAGTTCCACAGCGCCATGCATTATGACGGGCACGTCCGCTTCGACCTGCCCCCCCAAG GCTCTGTCCTGGCCCGGAACGTGTCCACGCGGTCATGCCCCCCACGCACCAGCCCTGCAGtggacctggaggaggaggaggaaagctcAGTGGACGGCAAAGG GGACCGGAAGAGCACAGGCCTGAAACTCTCCAAGAAGAAAGCCAGGAGGAGACACACCGAT GACCCAAGCAAGGAGTGCTTCACCCTGAAATTTGACCTGAATGTAGACATCGAGACGGAGATTGTGCCGGCCGTGAAGAAGAAGGCGCTGGG GGAGGTGCTGCTGCCCATATTTGAAAGGAAGGGCATCGCACTGGGCAAAGTGGACATCTACCTGGACCAGTCCAACACCCCCTTGTCCCTCACCTTCGAGGCCTACAGGTTCGGGGGACACTACCTGCGGGTCAAAG CCAAGCCGGGGGACGAGGGGAAGGTGGAGCAGGGAGTGAAGGACTCCAAGTCCCTGAGTCTGCCCATCCTGCGGCCAGCCGGAGCCGGGCCCCCGGGCCTGGAGCGCACGGACCCCCAGAGCCGCCGGGAGAGCCTGGACATCCTg gcccctggCCGCCGCCGCAAGAACATGTCAGAGTTCCTGGGAGAGGCGAGCATCCCTGGGCAGGAGCCCCCCGTGCCCTCCAGCTGCTCGCTGCCCAGCGGCGGCAATGACAGCTGGAAGAACCGCGCCGCCAGTCGCTTCAGCGGCTTCTTCAGCTCGGGCCCCAGTGCCAGCGTCTTTGGCCGG GAGGTGGACAGGATGGAGCAGCTGGAGGGCAAGCTGCACGCCTACGGCCTCTTTGGGCTGCCCCGGCTTCCCCGGAGGCTTCGCTTCGACCATGActcgtgggaggaggagggggacgaggaagaggatgaggacggtgcctgcctgtggctggaggACAGCTGGCGGGACCTCATGGATGGGCATGAG AAGCTGACCCGGAGGCAGTGCCACCAGCAGGAGGCGGTGTGGGAGCTCCTGCACACGGAGGCCTCCTACATTAAGAAGCTGCGGGTGATCACGAAC CTGTTCCTGTGCTGCCTCCTGAACCTGCAAGAATCAGGGCTGCTGTGTGAG GTGGAGGCGGAGCGCCTGTTCAGCAACATCCCGGAGATCGCGCGTCTGCACCGCGGGCTGTGGGGCAGCGTGATGGCGCCGATGGTGGAGAAGGCGCGGCGCACGCGGGCGCTGCTGCAGCCCGGCGACCTCCTCAAAGGCTTCAAGATG TTCGGCTCCCTCTTCAAGCCCTACATCCGCTACTgcatggaggaggagggctgcatGGAGTACATGCGCAGCCTGCTGCGCGACAACGACCTCTTCCGGGCCTACGTGACG TGGGCCGAGAAGCACCAGCAGTGCCAGCGGCTGAAGCTGAGCGACATGCTCGCCAAGCCCCACCAGCGGCTCACCAAGTATCCGCTGCTGCTCAAGTCGGTGCTGAGGAAGACGGACGAGCCGCGGGCCAAGGAGGCCGTCATCACCATG ATCAGCTCCGTGGAGCGCTTCATCCACCACGTGAACGCGTGCATGCAGCAGCGACAGGAGCGGCAGCGGCTGGCGGCCGTGGTGAGCCGCATCGACGCCTACGAGGTGGTGGAGGGTAGCAACGACGAGGTGGACAAG ctcctgaaGGAATTCCTACACCTGGACCTGACCGCGCCCATCCCTGGTGCCTCCCCCGAGGAGACGCGTCAGCTGCTGTTGGAGGGCAGCCTGAGGATGAAGGAGGGAAAGGACAGCAAG atgGATGTGTACTGCTTCCTCTTCACGGACCTGCTCTTGGTGACCAAGGCAGTGAAAAAGGCTGAGAGGACCAAGGTCATCAGGCCGCCACTGCTGGTGGACAAGATCGTGTGCCGGGAGCTGCGGGACCCTG CAggctccttcctcctcatctACCTGAACGAGTTCCACAGCGCCGTGGGGGCCTACACGTTCCAGGCCAGCGGGCAGGCCCTGTGCCGGGGCTGGGTGGACTCCATTTACAATGCCCAG AACCAGTTGCAGCAGCTGCGTGCGCAGGAGCACACGGgcagccagcagcacctgcagagcctagaggaggaggaggaggaggagcaggaggacgaggaggaggatgaggaggatgaggagggtggggagagtagCACTTCTGCCGCCAGCTCCCCGACCATCCTGCGCAAAAGCAGCAACAGCCTGGACTCCCAGCACTG CGCCTCGGACGGCTCCACAGAGACCCTGGCCATGGTGGTGCTGGAGCCCGGGGAGACGCTGTCCTCTCCGGAGTTCGAGGGGGGCCCCTTCAGCTCCCAGTCGGACGAGATGTCCCTCAGTACCACCGCCTCATCCGTCACGCCGACCAGCgagctgctggccctgggccccggggacGGCCGCTCCTGCTCCATGGACTCCGCCTACggcaccctctcccccacctccttgcaAGACTTTGCGACCCCAGCCCCTGCGGCGGAGCCAGCGCCCCGGCCCCTAGATTTACCACaggccccctcacccccgccctcgccccgcctccgccgccgcacccctgtccagctgctgccccgcctgccccacctgctcAAGTCCAAATCTgaggccagcctcctgcagctgctggcaggggccGCCACCCAGGgggcgcccccagcccccagccgcaGCCGGTCGGAACTCTGCTTGGCTGCCACAGCCACCGGCACGAGGACTCGGGACTCCCCTCATGAAGCTGGGCCCCGCTGGAATTGTGGGGGCGCACCCAGCCCTGGCAGTGGCTCCCAGCCATCAGAGATGGAGGGCAGGACCGCCTGCCTGGCGGGGGAGCCCGAAGGGCCCgccaggaggagcagagagctgTTCTCAGGGGCCTCCCCCAGGGTCCAGCCTGAGCCGCCCCCCGGGATCTCTGCCCAGCACAGGAAGCTGACGCTGGCCCAGCTCTACCGCATTAGGACCACCCTGCTGCTGAACTCCACGCTCACTGCCTC GATTCCTCGTCCGCTATTCCCTGAAGTCACCAGCTTCCACTGCGCTGGGCTCCAGGgccacccacctccacctcctctggCCCCAGATGGGACAGTCGCTTGCCCTCGCCTCCCTCTCGCCCCCAGGCCCGCTGGGCTCGCTGTAAAGTTGCATATTTATTGA
- the PLEKHG5 gene encoding pleckstrin homology domain-containing family G member 5 isoform X8: MFLYWKKRGAYELEALPSALAGLELGAVERFSWSSTLDIIEDLGDAGSLAEEKGLRCQNPDCMDKGRAAKVCHHADCQQLHRRGPLNLCQACDSKFHSAMHYDGHVRFDLPPQGSVLARNVSTRSCPPRTSPAVDLEEEEESSVDGKGDRKSTGLKLSKKKARRRHTDDPSKECFTLKFDLNVDIETEIVPAVKKKALGEVLLPIFERKGIALGKVDIYLDQSNTPLSLTFEAYRFGGHYLRVKAKPGDEGKVEQGVKDSKSLSLPILRPAGAGPPGLERTDPQSRRESLDILAPGRRRKNMSEFLGEASIPGQEPPVPSSCSLPSGGNDSWKNRAASRFSGFFSSGPSASVFGREVDRMEQLEGKLHAYGLFGLPRLPRRLRFDHDSWEEEGDEEEDEDGACLWLEDSWRDLMDGHEKLTRRQCHQQEAVWELLHTEASYIKKLRVITNLFLCCLLNLQESGLLCEVEAERLFSNIPEIARLHRGLWGSVMAPMVEKARRTRALLQPGDLLKGFKMFGSLFKPYIRYCMEEEGCMEYMRSLLRDNDLFRAYVTWAEKHQQCQRLKLSDMLAKPHQRLTKYPLLLKSVLRKTDEPRAKEAVITMISSVERFIHHVNACMQQRQERQRLAAVVSRIDAYEVVEGSNDEVDKLLKEFLHLDLTAPIPGASPEETRQLLLEGSLRMKEGKDSKMDVYCFLFTDLLLVTKAVKKAERTKVIRPPLLVDKIVCRELRDPGSFLLIYLNEFHSAVGAYTFQASGQALCRGWVDSIYNAQNQLQQLRAQEHTGSQQHLQSLEEEEEEEQEDEEEDEEDEEGGESSTSAASSPTILRKSSNSLDSQHCASDGSTETLAMVVLEPGETLSSPEFEGGPFSSQSDEMSLSTTASSVTPTSELLALGPGDGRSCSMDSAYGTLSPTSLQDFATPAPAAEPAPRPLDLPQAPSPPPSPRLRRRTPVQLLPRLPHLLKSKSEASLLQLLAGAATQGAPPAPSRSRSELCLAATATGTRTRDSPHEAGPRWNCGGAPSPGSGSQPSEMEGRTACLAGEPEGPARRSRELFSGASPRVQPEPPPGISAQHRKLTLAQLYRIRTTLLLNSTLTAS, from the exons ATGCCGGGAGCCTGGCCGAGGAGAAGGGCCTGCGCTGTCAGAACCCCGACTGCATGGACAAGGGGCGAGCGGCCAAG GTATGCCACCACGCCGACTGCCAGCAGCTGCACCGCCGGGGACCCCTCAACCTCTGCCAGGCCTGTGACAGCAAGTTCCACAGCGCCATGCATTATGACGGGCACGTCCGCTTCGACCTGCCCCCCCAAG GCTCTGTCCTGGCCCGGAACGTGTCCACGCGGTCATGCCCCCCACGCACCAGCCCTGCAGtggacctggaggaggaggaggaaagctcAGTGGACGGCAAAGG GGACCGGAAGAGCACAGGCCTGAAACTCTCCAAGAAGAAAGCCAGGAGGAGACACACCGAT GACCCAAGCAAGGAGTGCTTCACCCTGAAATTTGACCTGAATGTAGACATCGAGACGGAGATTGTGCCGGCCGTGAAGAAGAAGGCGCTGGG GGAGGTGCTGCTGCCCATATTTGAAAGGAAGGGCATCGCACTGGGCAAAGTGGACATCTACCTGGACCAGTCCAACACCCCCTTGTCCCTCACCTTCGAGGCCTACAGGTTCGGGGGACACTACCTGCGGGTCAAAG CCAAGCCGGGGGACGAGGGGAAGGTGGAGCAGGGAGTGAAGGACTCCAAGTCCCTGAGTCTGCCCATCCTGCGGCCAGCCGGAGCCGGGCCCCCGGGCCTGGAGCGCACGGACCCCCAGAGCCGCCGGGAGAGCCTGGACATCCTg gcccctggCCGCCGCCGCAAGAACATGTCAGAGTTCCTGGGAGAGGCGAGCATCCCTGGGCAGGAGCCCCCCGTGCCCTCCAGCTGCTCGCTGCCCAGCGGCGGCAATGACAGCTGGAAGAACCGCGCCGCCAGTCGCTTCAGCGGCTTCTTCAGCTCGGGCCCCAGTGCCAGCGTCTTTGGCCGG GAGGTGGACAGGATGGAGCAGCTGGAGGGCAAGCTGCACGCCTACGGCCTCTTTGGGCTGCCCCGGCTTCCCCGGAGGCTTCGCTTCGACCATGActcgtgggaggaggagggggacgaggaagaggatgaggacggtgcctgcctgtggctggaggACAGCTGGCGGGACCTCATGGATGGGCATGAG AAGCTGACCCGGAGGCAGTGCCACCAGCAGGAGGCGGTGTGGGAGCTCCTGCACACGGAGGCCTCCTACATTAAGAAGCTGCGGGTGATCACGAAC CTGTTCCTGTGCTGCCTCCTGAACCTGCAAGAATCAGGGCTGCTGTGTGAG GTGGAGGCGGAGCGCCTGTTCAGCAACATCCCGGAGATCGCGCGTCTGCACCGCGGGCTGTGGGGCAGCGTGATGGCGCCGATGGTGGAGAAGGCGCGGCGCACGCGGGCGCTGCTGCAGCCCGGCGACCTCCTCAAAGGCTTCAAGATG TTCGGCTCCCTCTTCAAGCCCTACATCCGCTACTgcatggaggaggagggctgcatGGAGTACATGCGCAGCCTGCTGCGCGACAACGACCTCTTCCGGGCCTACGTGACG TGGGCCGAGAAGCACCAGCAGTGCCAGCGGCTGAAGCTGAGCGACATGCTCGCCAAGCCCCACCAGCGGCTCACCAAGTATCCGCTGCTGCTCAAGTCGGTGCTGAGGAAGACGGACGAGCCGCGGGCCAAGGAGGCCGTCATCACCATG ATCAGCTCCGTGGAGCGCTTCATCCACCACGTGAACGCGTGCATGCAGCAGCGACAGGAGCGGCAGCGGCTGGCGGCCGTGGTGAGCCGCATCGACGCCTACGAGGTGGTGGAGGGTAGCAACGACGAGGTGGACAAG ctcctgaaGGAATTCCTACACCTGGACCTGACCGCGCCCATCCCTGGTGCCTCCCCCGAGGAGACGCGTCAGCTGCTGTTGGAGGGCAGCCTGAGGATGAAGGAGGGAAAGGACAGCAAG atgGATGTGTACTGCTTCCTCTTCACGGACCTGCTCTTGGTGACCAAGGCAGTGAAAAAGGCTGAGAGGACCAAGGTCATCAGGCCGCCACTGCTGGTGGACAAGATCGTGTGCCGGGAGCTGCGGGACCCTG gctccttcctcctcatctACCTGAACGAGTTCCACAGCGCCGTGGGGGCCTACACGTTCCAGGCCAGCGGGCAGGCCCTGTGCCGGGGCTGGGTGGACTCCATTTACAATGCCCAG AACCAGTTGCAGCAGCTGCGTGCGCAGGAGCACACGGgcagccagcagcacctgcagagcctagaggaggaggaggaggaggagcaggaggacgaggaggaggatgaggaggatgaggagggtggggagagtagCACTTCTGCCGCCAGCTCCCCGACCATCCTGCGCAAAAGCAGCAACAGCCTGGACTCCCAGCACTG CGCCTCGGACGGCTCCACAGAGACCCTGGCCATGGTGGTGCTGGAGCCCGGGGAGACGCTGTCCTCTCCGGAGTTCGAGGGGGGCCCCTTCAGCTCCCAGTCGGACGAGATGTCCCTCAGTACCACCGCCTCATCCGTCACGCCGACCAGCgagctgctggccctgggccccggggacGGCCGCTCCTGCTCCATGGACTCCGCCTACggcaccctctcccccacctccttgcaAGACTTTGCGACCCCAGCCCCTGCGGCGGAGCCAGCGCCCCGGCCCCTAGATTTACCACaggccccctcacccccgccctcgccccgcctccgccgccgcacccctgtccagctgctgccccgcctgccccacctgctcAAGTCCAAATCTgaggccagcctcctgcagctgctggcaggggccGCCACCCAGGgggcgcccccagcccccagccgcaGCCGGTCGGAACTCTGCTTGGCTGCCACAGCCACCGGCACGAGGACTCGGGACTCCCCTCATGAAGCTGGGCCCCGCTGGAATTGTGGGGGCGCACCCAGCCCTGGCAGTGGCTCCCAGCCATCAGAGATGGAGGGCAGGACCGCCTGCCTGGCGGGGGAGCCCGAAGGGCCCgccaggaggagcagagagctgTTCTCAGGGGCCTCCCCCAGGGTCCAGCCTGAGCCGCCCCCCGGGATCTCTGCCCAGCACAGGAAGCTGACGCTGGCCCAGCTCTACCGCATTAGGACCACCCTGCTGCTGAACTCCACGCTCACTGCCTCGTGA